The Zootoca vivipara chromosome 5, rZooViv1.1, whole genome shotgun sequence genome includes the window tcctgtcccacctgggaccctggctcctctaccttgcctgagcctcggacacgacttcctgcttccccactggaatcggaactctccctgctttcccctttgctcggggacgggcttgaactcaggaggggagggacttcgcgatatcccctgtccctcacactcaggcatccccaaactgcggccctccagatgttttggcctacaattcccatgatccctagctaacaggatcagtcaggaaagatgggaattgtagtccaaaacatctggagggccgaagtttggggatgcctggtttaactctTGGGTGCTAATTCAGAAACAaagtccagggtgtgtgtgtgttttcatttataTTAGGTTCATATATATTAGGTTCATTTAGGTTGCAAAATCCCAGGATAATGGGCACTGGTGCTGCTGAACTAAAGCAAACTATTGGAGTTCCTACCACTCCTGTACTCACTTTCATCacttcagtttctaacactgcatcgAGAAAGTGGTTATTTTCAGCTATTTCCTCTGCCGTCACCAGCTCTGCCATACCAGTTGATGTCTCATAGTTGTCCAATAGGGAAATAAAGGCTATAAGAAGAAATATAACCCTCAGATTAATTCAGTTTGTGGAAAGAAAGATAGGTTTCATTTATGTTACTTACTCAGTGGACACTGTTGACTAAGCCTGGGTTGAAATGCCAATTTATGTGTGGACTCTCTTATCATTCGGGCTgcatccacacaatacatttaaagcacactgccaccgccaccgccccccccccccgagaatcctgggacctgtggttagttaagggtgctgggaatgatagctctgtgaggggtaaactacggttcccaatatttgggggggggagtcatgtatTTTAAAGGTGCAGTGTGGACTCAGCCATTGTCTTATGCCACATGCCCAAAGTAAAAAAGTTTGCCTCTGAGTTGCAGGGGACTAGAGCCATCAGAAAAAGGGCCTTTGGGCTATGGTTGCAAACTTAAAGCGCTATAAGAAGGACTAGGTGCTTGCTGTACAGCTCGTAGCACACTCTCTGAGAAAGATCCCAAAAATTTCTACTCTAATACAGTGGCCGTGACTTCAGGGTTCCTCCGCCGCTGCCTTTCATCCTTCTCagtgaaaacctgctcctttaatTTTGCCTTGTAAGTGGGAAAATAAAATCATGTGATCTTCTGACTGGAATAAACCAGCTACTTGAAGTATGCAGCCATGTTTCGTAACAGGCAAATCTCATGTGTATTTTCCTGCACACATCCACTAATAAAACGTATGTTGAAGTGATTTGCTACCGACTGAACATATCAGCGGCTCTCCTAATTTGTAACCCTACTGGTATGGTTATATTGATATATGGGCTTATTTATATCGTTTTAATTGGCATggttttctccaaagaatcctgagagttGTAGTTTGGCTGTCTGGGCAATCTCATAGCTCCCCCTCTCTCTGAGTCTGGGTTTCTGCTAATCAAAATCAACATTAAATATATCCCTTGAATGGAAGATACAGTTAAACTTCAAGGGAGAAGCCTTACTTGAATAAGTTTCCGTGTTCTTCAGGCGTTGTTCATTTACGCTGCAAAACAATGGTTCAGAAGCGCTGTCTCTGGCCGCATTACTGCCCTGCGGTACATAGCCAGCTTTCCCCTGTAAGCAAAATGTGGAACTATGCTGGATGCGTGCTGCAGTTTTAGGTGAGCCATCTGAAAAGTTATTTTGTTTGTTGACTTCAGCCCCTGACTAACTTTCCTCATGGGTCAGGGGGAAAGAATGTAAAATACAGATAATAACTCCCCGTATCTTTTACGTAAGCTCTGCTCATATGCTTTACTCACACATTCCTATGTGGCGAGCAGCCTAGCCTACAGGCTCTCTTGGATTCAGCAAAATGCCCTCCCTATGCATGTTCACACTGTATGCACACATGGGCGTACAcagagaggggcaggggggcagctgcccccccagaagcaaaaaaaaaaattaaatggttataaagtgatgaaacaaaacaaaattaggtaggacgatggcgaataatcagttgtttaccacactgaaatggtgtaaaaaccgagaagtatctagagccacctagtgactggtagaggaatctatgtcagccaaccattgggattcaagggagggagaggtctctagcgggctctagcagagagaagggggaatcttctagaggggtctagtgagttccgcgtcactaaactgagccgcctgctattagtttaccttcttatttacatttagaagacatcgaggctgcctaaatgggtATAAGAAattggttccaaaaaggtaagttaagtaatttctgtagaaaattaaattttaaagggtaaagacctggctcagaagtacaatgggagaagacagactgactgggttgtgtctGATAAGCGTCCATCGgatattctttttttatatatataatatatttattaaagattttttcgacaacaaaaacatacaaaaatacaaaacacaaaaagaaaatacaaaaacacaaaatggaaaaaatacaaagatacaaaaaatacaaaaacaaaaattcttacttataaaccttatttcaaatctattgacttcctctcccaCCTTCTGCTGCACTTCTTGatatttcatatttagtaaattctaATTCTTACATAAAATCTTAGATTCCTTTAGATATTATCATTTTACTACATCTATTTTCCTTATCTTTTATAGATTCAGTCTATATCTTAATTCCTAATTAAAATAgccttatcttctaacaatacataTTTTCAAACCTTATTGttatctacaacctccttgtccatcggaaattcttcaaggaaaatcaggactggattgaaacgaaagttttgaacaagttttcttcaaacccaaggaAAATGATATTAGTGTAACTAGactaaaaaatttcaaaaaatttcaagcaaataattgtaataactaccataataaagcactgctataattatatataattttcttaaaattttggtttcattcgccttttccgtgctgaaatgtcacaacgacaatgaccatggctccccccccccagttttgatcctgggtatgcccctgtatGCACAGACGCCAGAGGGTGGGGATAGTCAGATTCCTGGCACGGCCAATGCTTACTTTTGGGGAGAACGCAGGAAGGCTAAGCATATAACTGATACCTGTAAGGAAATGGTATAGTCTTTTCCAGGCACAAAGCGGTTCACATCAGCATCCCAGAGCTCATTGAAAAGCTTGGAGAGTTCGTCTTTCAAAATCTGCCTACAAATAAACATAGGCAGAGaagcgttttttgtttttgtttttcaaaatcaaCACAAACATAGATCAGATAGCCAATTCCTGGCTTGGGGAGAGCAATGGCGTGTGGTTGGTGGAGCACACAGAGAGGACTCCCCTGCCCCAACGGCTATCTCAAAGGCCTTGAAATGCAGAGAACGAATGATAAGCTCAACTAAGTCTAAACTCTTTTACTCTGCTCTTAACTCCTGTCCTTTGGCTCAAAATAGGTTCCTCAAtatggctttctttttcttttttgcaattggCAACCTTGCCAAATGATGGCTGTGCATCATTtcacttatacagtggtgcctcgcttaacgaatgccctgctcaactaaatttccgcttaacgaaaggatttttcgagcggagcttgcctcgctagacgaatgtgttttacgaaaaattcgtctagcgaatcgtggtttcccataggaatgcattgaagttcaattaatgtgttcctatgggcaaaaaaatttttgaaaaaaattcaatgcattcctatgggaatcgctagacgaatttttcgctataagaaaagacccgcggaacgaattaatttcgtctagcgaggcaccactgtattttcttacaGCCTGCATGAACTTAGAGCCTTGTTGACAACCAAGCAGCATGCCAGTTCAGACTTCGTGTCAGAAACATGAGAGCAACAGAGGTGCAGGCCCTCTTTTCCCTGGAGTAGAGCCTTGTCTGGACATCAGCCCCGAGGACTTTTCGTAGCTAGGACAAGAATTGTGCCAGGAGACCAGTTGTGAGGAACCTCTCATCtgtgggccaaattaggcccaCCACACTTGTGAGGTTGTCCCGCCAGGCCACTTTCAGTGAGCCAGGCCACGCCTTTCCTGTACCAGACATTTAAGCCAGCAGCATTACAAAATCATTCAAACACTAATGGGAATTGAATTTTTCTTTGACACCACAGctcacagctgccaagtctcccgtttcccccgggaaaaccccttttttacttaccttttcccggtggtcccccgtatcacttcgtctcccgtttttctccgttattttctcctgccggcggccattttttttctttccgatttgcccttctatgggcaccaaaaatggccgccgccagcttcaaaagtcacatctacgcatgtccggaagtgcatagacgtgatttccggtgttggcggcggccattttggtgcccatagatgggcggagcgacaccggaagttgcgtcggcgtacttcctgacatgcgtgcaagtgactttcgaagccggcggtggccattttgggtgcccatagaagggcaaagcgacaccggaagttacattgacgcaacctccggtgtcaaatggctgccggtcccagattctgcagtccggaacttggaaggtaagccacaGCTTGAAGCTTAAACCTGCTGACATCATATGATGGCAGGGGGTTGACAGGAGGGTAGCTCTGCCCACTTGTCAATGTGGCCTGCAAAAAGTTGGCCTTCCAACAACCAGAGGGGTCTGCCCAGCCCTGCACAAGACTAACAAGCCTGACACAATGAACAGGCCTCTTCTTCGCTTCCACAGACCTGTTTCCAATCTCCAAATTCACTAGAGGCTCATCAAACATGGGGTGTATTTTTTGCCATATGAGAATTCCACTGCATCCTATTCATGGCCATCATATATGGCACTGTGAATGTTCCTTCAAATCTAGCACAACCTCTTTGCCAGCTTTCATCATCAGTCAGATGTAAGGTGCAAACAATAATATTTTCTCTCAGAATGTGAGAAATTCGTATTTTAGGCAAATGTGTGAAAACTcattctcccacccccccaccccccagtgacACCATCTGAAAGTACAGGAAGAACTGAGAACTTCGAGGGGAGGCAGAATCAGAAATGGTGGGTGCCTATTTTGGACAGCTTTTGCAAACCCAAGTATAGCAGTCCCACCCCCCAACTAACCTCATGGTTTTCTCTGACTCATAATGACTTTTCACTCATGTGAAAACAATTCTCATTGAGCTGCATTCCCATAAGCAGAATATAGAATTCTTTGTGGTGTGATATATTCAGAATCGTGAcaagactatatatatatatatatatatatatatatatatacacacacacacacacacacacacacacacacacacacacacacacacaaatcattgCTTCCTTTTCTTGCTATTAATTCCCTACAGTGGAATGTTGACTCCATTTCTAGTATAATCTTGTACATGTCAACTCAAAGGCAAATTCCCAAGTACATGTATAGAATTTGAGCCTTCTAGGGCAACTTTAGCAGCATAAGCAATCAAGAGACAGTCACAAAAGGTCATGATAATCTGATACACAAGAAGGAGTGTGGCCAGATGTTCCAGTGGTACATCTTctacaaatgcaaaataaaatactgtacaccTGCCTAGGTCTAATTGATTAAATAAGGAAGAACAATAATTTACCTATTGACTTTCCACACAGAAACAATCAGCTCTTGCCCAGATTTGCCACAGCATGAACCCAGTTTTGAGCAAGCAACTTGCAAATTGCAGGGAGGAAAACTGATGACAAAAAAGAGGGACACCCTAACCCTaatc containing:
- the LOC118096513 gene encoding poly(U)-specific endoribonuclease-A; protein product: MVDMAQRQILKDELSKLFNELWDADVNRFVPGKDYTISLQGKAGYVPQGSNAARDSASEPLFCSVNEQRLKNTETYSTFISLLDNYETSTGMAELVTAEEIAENNHFLDAVLETEVMKVSTGVVGTPIVCFSSAAPVPIILGFCNLNEPNIYEPNINENTHTPWTLFLN